In Dermacentor variabilis isolate Ectoservices chromosome 1, ASM5094787v1, whole genome shotgun sequence, the genomic stretch cgaaatacggccgccgcagccgggattcgatctcacgACCTCGTACTGCCTGTGCGCCTGACCCCATGTTTGTTAATACAGTATACTCAGTAAGGAACGTTTTTACAAGTTTATGCAGCGGACgaaactatccttacttcgtatagctgtctaataatttgcaatcgcaataGTAGTGCGAAACAGTGACATTTCTTGTTGCCCTCCATAAATAACGTTTTGACGATTTCACCAGTAGGTTGATCGGCGTGTTAGCAGAGAATCTTGGTTTCTTCCAAGGTTGGAGAGCAGCCACAATCTCGAAAATGCAGAGACAAATTCGAAGTCGGTGTTAGTTTGAAAAAAATTCATGTGTTGCCATAAGCGCTCACTGACGCATTGACCTTTCTGTCCTATATATCTTGCCCCACATTTCATAGGAATGTCGTACACAAAAGCTTTCTGGCAGGTCTTAAACCATGTGCCGTTTTTATACACTTTTCGTTGCACAGTTGCATACTTTTCCTAACTTGTTACGTACCCTAAACACGACGTCAACACCATCTTACTTGCTATCATCTCGTCTGTGTGAAAACCACAATGAATGCACGCCAACTCGCCCAGTTCCCCATtttgatacatacatacatacatacatacacacatacatacatacatacatacatacatacatacatacatacatacatacatacatacatacatacatacatacatacatacatacacacatacatacatacatacatatggtTACTAATGGCACGTTTTACTTATATTTTTCTTCTCCTTAAAGGAAAATTTTGAAAGGAAATGTAGGACCTCTCTACATACTTTACCaagaacatacatacatacatacatacatacatacatacatacatacatacatacatacatacatacatacatacatacctttTTCATAGTGTCCCATTCATTGTTAAGGTTGACCTCTTAACGTAATGTAAGAACAGAATTCTTATTTGGGGGCCCCATATTCAGGAGATAAAACAAACAAGGAGTTTCAATAGCAAAAACGATTTATTGCTATAGTTTATGATATGCACAAACAATATGCTCTGTTTCCAAGCCATACAGGCTGTCGCGTTTAGCTGTCATCTAATCACGGTTGATTTCCTGCCGTTTGTGGAGGGAGAGTGCAAAGCCCGAAGAGGGATGGTTCGATACTCTTCGAATACCAGAGATTGTTGGCTACCGTCCCGTGGCAAATAGTTATGGGAAAGGTGCCATATGCGTTGTACGCTGGGAGTCCTTTTTTTAATAAACACATTTTGAAGCACTAAGCACATGCAAAAGAACCACACTAAACAGCGTTCCAAATCCCCATGCAGCGTCCAAGACTTGTATTTGAGGGAGGCATTATTATGCCTTGAAAATGGCGAAGCTGTAAACGTGTGTCCATATATAACTGTATGGTGAAAAAACGTCCCGACTTTTCATTTTCGTAATAACGACACTTCCCTGCACGCGTAACAATTTAAGCAGAAAAACTTTTATTTTCCAACTGTTGTAGCCGAACCAAATCGTCattttctcgtctttttcctctcaAACATGCAtaggcgagagaaaaaaaagcgccCAAGTCATACAGAATGCTCGGTGGAGTTTCAGAAACAAATTTGAAAAAAGCAATGCCAATGAACAAACCTTCTTATTGATCTGGTAACTCTCATGATGACACCTAGAAGGAATACTGCTgtatgataaaaataaaaactaaaaaactaaaaaaaaaaacatttaaacatGTTTAAGTTATCCACCGTTTGGAAAGAAGAGACAGCGTGTCGACACTCTTCCAAGCGGTACAACGCACGTTGGTAAAATGCTCGCTTCCTACTTTTGTGCATAGTGACCGGTCAATCAACAGCgtcagaaaaaagagagagagagagagagaaaatagagagagagagcttacATGATCGTTGTATAAACGACGGGAAGATTTGAAGAGTAGTATCGCATTGAAGCTGCACTATCTACATAGCGATGTGATGGAGAATTTGGCCATAGTCTTCGCGGCAGGATAAGTAGACGTGAATTCTACGCTGTGGTCATCATAGtcggaaaaggaaaagaaacagcgTAATTTATTTCCATATAGTGCCTTTCTGAAGAACCTATGCACAAGTTTTCAGGAACTTCTTGAACCTCCAACTGGAAAGCAGTTAGATGGCAAAGAGTGCGTCAAAGCTGGTGTCTACATATTCTGCAGTGAGTAAGGGGATCTGTTGCTCACACAATATCAACGGAAAATTTCTAATTTTGACTGTGAAATCCCATTGTTAAGACATCCTGGAAAACTTGTTAGAATATAGAAAGTGATTAACCACGTAAGAACACAGCTTTATCTCCTTTTCCAGACAAAATGATGGCATTGCAGTCATCTCTCACCTAGTCAGGCCTGCGGACTGTCATTTACCATCGAGCAAAGGGAGGAATTTGGGCTAGTTTGTGTTAATGCGCTGAGTGAAGCTGGAGTACGGCTACTAACGCGGGAGGACACCATGTTGTTGTCCTGTCTGGTGTGTTGTCCTGTGTTAGTAGCCATACTCAATTTCATTCAGCGCATTAGACGATTAACAGCGACCATACCTTTCTAGTCGTTATAGAGCTCTGTGAGGATCCGGCGTCACAGTGTTTGCCCGTGACGTCCCAACGACAGACTATTTCAAGGAAGGCTGTAAGTAATATTCTTATTTGGTAGTAACGAATTTTACCCTACATATTTTCAATCACAGTGGCAAGCGTGTAACTCGCAGCGTGTAACTCTTTCCCTCTCTCAGTCTTGCTGGCACAACACAAACTAGCTTTCCTCAACGCCCAGTCCATACCTCCAGTTCACCTTTTGCTTCTTCGTAGGCTATCATGCCCTCTGGCATGCGACATGCTCTGTAAAGCCCTGTTTAACACGTGAATTTAACAAAGTGGTGGTGAAACATGAGCCACAGAAAAAATTACACTGCCTAACTGCGTCAGAAGCTATCGCCCATCCTacgttgccattgcattggcctAGCATTTTCTTGTTGTTTTATTGATAGAAGAACAATCAATTCCGCAAAAGGGATCATGTTAGAATCAATAGTACTTGACTATCTGGACTCCATTAAGCCTACAGCTCCGCAAGAATTTAAAAGATttgtttagattttttttttgcgacctaTTAGTCCTTCCACATAAATATTTATCTGTGACAAATCACGTGCATACTTCGAGTGTGCAATACTGCTAATGCTGCCTGTAAGGAGCATAAATTACCAGTTATTAAAGTGTTATGGAAGTATGGATGTTTACTTATaccacttacaaaaaaaaatgtgaactGTACACTCGATACCTGAGTACTGCTTTTTATTTGGCTCGCTGCCTCTCAACAACAACTCTCACTATTGCAAGCGTAAATTGCTCCCTCTATAGCTAGAATGTTGTGCATTTCTCGCGGCACATCGCGAAGGCGCACCGTAGTTTGACGCACTAATTCAGCCTCTATCAACAGGCGTGTGGCGCCAGAAGGCGAGCCTCGTGTTCCGAGTCGATCCTTCTTCAAAAATCGCTCGCTTTCTGCCTTCCAGTCTGCAGCCAGCCTTTTCACGCCGGCGCTAGCAGCGAGCGTCGCCTGAACCTCGCCCCGCCTCACGCGTCGGTTGCCCCCGTCGCAGCGTATAGTGACGACCCGGGAATCAACGGACGAGCAGTGCACTTGCATGTATGAGCCTACTGGTGTGCCATGCAACCCCTATACCTCGTGACGAATGGCCCAGTCGTGCTGCCCATCCATGGAATGTTCCGGTATTTAATGGACACGTGAGATGGCTGGGTCCGCAGACGAGGGTTGGTGTCGGTGTGGCCCGTAGGAGAAAAGCACGAACCTGCACCAGACCGGAAGTCTGAACGAGATTGTTCCCTGAAACGGAGCGACACACCGAGCACCCAAGTGACACGCCACGAGCCGCTGTTTGAGCCAGGAAATGCCACCCTAATGCGCGTCGTCGGGCAGCAGCGGACGTGCGCGTCAGAGAAAGTCCTCCTCTACGCGAGTCCTGCAGGTGTCTGCTCCAGCAAAACTGAGTAGGCCCATGGTTGCAGCCTTGCCGTAGCGATGCCTGCGCTCTCCGACGCGAGAATCCATGCCCACGTGCACCCTGATCGAGCTGGTTGCCTTGTCGTCACCGATTGGTGGTTTGCTGAACTCGGGGTGGCTCTTGCAGCAGAAGTAGTGGACCAAATAGAGAAAGCCCTGACGGAATGCGTCGTGCGTGAATGCGTACACGCAGCCGCAAATACAGCTAAAGCATTGGGCGGTGAAGAAAAGCGTCTCGACAGCAGAGGTGCCTGGACTGGAGCTCCGCATAGACGGGCTGATGATGACCGTCAGCAGGAAAGGAAGCCACAAAAGAAGGAACAGGGCGTACGCAATTGCATTGGTACGCAGAAGGGTTCGCTGGAGTATCTCCTCGCGAGTGGCCAGGCAGTTTCGCAGCTCCAGATTGTACGTATAGTCCCGCTGCTCATGCATAGCCTTGGCGAACACCGCGGCGGTGAGCGCGAAAGGCACGCACAGCGCCACGAACATTTTACTTTCGCGCATGTCTCGTTCGCAGACATCTAGGCCACCTGTGACCAAGGTGACGACGAGAACCAGCGAGATTGCGATCGTCCAGGCTGCCATCATCAGGAAGACGACCAGCTTTGCGCCGCACACGGACGAGTAGACGTCCCGGTCCTGGCGACAACTCCGCACGTAGTTTTCGGCCGCGATGAACAGGAAAGTGAACACAGTGGTGTAGAAGCCCAACAGCGCGGGGTACCACTGCCAGCGACAGGTGATTAAGCTGCCCTGGCTGCCGGCCAGAATGGCCACGATGGTCACCGGGAAGCCGACAGATGACACGAGCAGGTTGGCGAGAGCAAGGTTCGCGAGCAGCACATTGCCCTTTCGCCTCAAGTTCTCCTGGATGAAGAGCGATGAAATCTGGAATATGTTGAGCGTGGTGCCGAGAACAGCCAGTACACCGTAGAGGACGAGGCTCGTCAGGGCGTTGTGCTGGTATGGCATCCATACCAACACAGGTTCTTCGCCGGCCCGTGAACTGGAGTTCTCTGCGGCCGGATTCGGGAAGACTGGTGCCGTGTACGTGACCGACGGAAGGCTGTTCTGCTGCTGATGCGATGGCTGCTGTGGAACCCGTTTCAGCAGCTCCAGGAACAGTGAGGCAGAAGATGCGCCCATCAAACCCACGTCCGCACAGGAACGTCGCCAAGTGGTTGGCGCAGCTGGGAACTGCGAGAGCGAGGCAAAATAAAAAGCACTCATTCTCCGTTTCACAGGAAATATGCAAAAATTACGTTTATTTCTTTCATTCACATTGAGCATGCAGCTTCAGGGTGTGTCATGTGAATTAAAATTATGAAATTACGTGCCATGAACCAATGCTTAGAACTGAATGACGAATACCTTCACTTCCACAACCATTAAAAATAAGCTGAGGGCAGATAAATCCTTAAAAACAGCGTGGGTGTTACTCGCCACTAATATTCCACAGAAATTAAGCACATCTTCATATGAGGGAAAGCATAACGCACCAATTATATCTGGCGCCCTGTATCTCATCAAGAACACGAGCAGCATTGCTAGTTACGTAGGTAAGAAAAACAAGTCCAAACAGAAAGGGGTAGCCGAGGGCTGCTACTGCTAAGCATTCTGTGATCAAAACAGTTAGCCTGCTTAAAAATCATGTATATTCCTATTCTTAAGGCCATTGTAAACGTGTCATGAAAGAAGCCTCGGTGCCGTGTCCATTCTCTTAAACGGAACCTATGTACTATGTATGGCCACTGTCGTGGTCAAACCGTATGGCTTACAACTTTTTTGGCATCTGACCTTCCGGTCAATCGTCAGCTATTACAATGTGAGCGAAGCACGACGTCTAGCTGTCTGGTTAGGCATCGCGTTTACAAATTCAGAATTCATACCTGATTGGacggggcgggagggggggggcaacTGCCCTACCTGCGAAAGCCAACGATACCGTTGCGCGCTTTCTTTCTGGCTTTGTATTATTGTGCAAAAGGGTTGCAATATTGCATTATTGCATATATTGCATATGCATATTGCAATATTGCATTACATTGCATTATTGTGCAATAATTTATGGACCAAGCAATAGCCTGCTATCTGTGCAAAGGTCCCAACGCGATAGTCCCAACGGATGTCTGCTGTGAAGGCTGCGAACGCGCTATTTGCTCAGTTCTTCCCTAGGGCACTTATGCAATGATCGTTGATTGTGATCCGCGCCACCTTAGTGCACGTTTTTTCCGTTCTTCCAGCGTTTCTTCTTTCTCGATATTGTCGTACCCTCAGCCCACCCCACTCCTTGTGAGCAAACTGTTGGCGACAGTGTCTGATGCCTTTTAGCTGTATTAAAAAATGAGATAGCGAGGCATATCACATGTAGAAAAACACGCGGGCATACATAAGCCATCATAAGGTCCCCCCAcctcttcattaaaaaaaagaaaagatggccATTCCTTGAAGAAACACGCTCGTCCAAACACGCTATATTGCAAGCACAGCGTTCACTTATGGTAATGTATTTTTTTCCACAGCGATTTAACTTTAATTATCGCTGTGCACTTAATTGCACAGCCATAGTTAGATTTAGTATCTTATTTTTTGTATATAGTTGAGCTCATATAGTCCGTCCTCAAGCACATAAAAGCCTTCGTAGGCAGCGCAATATTTTTATGTGAATTGTGCATTTGTCCCGTTGCTTCGTTTCTTTATCCTCAGCCTTGCGAAGCGCTGATTCTTTCGAGGATGGATGCGGAACACCTCACCCAATTTTCTGCATTAGTGTAAAAAGCGCGTAAAAAAAATCAGGTTCGTGCTGATTTCTTGATTCTATCGAAAAAGGTGAAAAAAATCAATAAGAACTCTCTTTGGGCCCGTTCCTTCTTGGCCAGAAAAAAGTAAGGTATTCAAGTTAGCAGAACTATTAAACAATAATTATtttgtaaaaggaaaaaaaattactcgTTTTGCCCCAATCTCAGGGGCAAAATGAGTCAACCTCCTCGAAAATAGAAAACGCCTCTACCTGCAAGCCACATACTTGCAGTGGACTCCGTGGACGCCCACGGCAGGATTTGTGTACTGAATCCACTAAGAGCTCGCTACTGTCTTGCTCCATAACTTCTTGCAAACTAAGCATCTCCAGTATCCATTGACTCGAGCGTCGTCCCTAGTAGAAGACTGTTTAGCACGGGTTCAGGCACTGAGTATACGCTTTCTCATTTCCTTTCTTAAGCTTTCCTTCTCAATTTCTGCTTTCTTAAGGGGAATGGGGGTGTGCAATACTCTGGAGTTTCTGGGCAGAACAGCCAGGCTGGTTAGACATGATAAGGTTTTTGACCGTCACCCCCAGTTGGCCTTGAAGTCAGGCCAAACAAGGAACTCTCCATGTTCAAAATATGGTCGACGAGCCCTCCTCTTTTGTGTCTGGAAGCACGCGTCGTTTACATGCGAGCGTTCTTTTATAAAGCATTTGGAACCTGCACTCATTACGTCTTCGTGCGCGCCTCAGCAGAGCATATTTCGTTACACCAAAAGCTTTCGCCGTCGCACCAATGTAGTGGGTTCGCTCTCAAACGACTtcaagtgcttttctttttcatgtaatTTTCGACCCACGAAGCCCTGGATGTATTCCGCTTGTACGTGCGGACCATCCTAAgcatttacccgccgtggttgctcagtggctatggtgttaggctgctgagcacgaggtcgccggatcgaatcccggccacggcggccgcatttcgatgggggcgaaatgcgaaaacacccgtgtacttagatttaggtgcacgttaaagaaccccaggtggtcgaaatttccggagtcctcaactacggcgtgcctcataatcagaaagtggttttggcacgtaaaaccccataattatatttattttattatccTAAGCAAGAGGATAGTACATCTATGCAAGTTAGAATGAGCTCCGTAAAATTAATTTTAGGCCTCTTGGGGTACTTCTTCGTGCGTTTTACCCCTTCATGAGAATCCTACTCAGATAACTTTATCACTCTTAAATTTATACGCACCGTGCTTATATTCTGCCTAAGACTAGTtagtaaaacgcagaaacaaaaATATTTGCGATGCCGCTTCAGTGTACCAAGACTGCGATATGCACACTCCAAAAAACTACTAAGCGGATTTTTTACTTCAATTCAAGTGGCTGTTAACTCACAAGCACTGACTTCGCATTCTTTTCTCTGGCGTCCTTTCAACTATTACATCAGTTTTCGAACCAATCAAGGTAGACAGGTGGCTACATCTTTCATCAAAATAACAAACCACTGAGACTTTGCAGCTTGAAGATATTGCGCGGAAAGCTCAAAATGACGCGTTGCGCGCTGTGATTAATATTACCCTACCTATACCCTAAGTATAGTGCTGTTTCTCGTCGTCGCTTCTGGAGCTCCTTTTGTACACACAAGGCGATGTTTACGCCTCTGCAGTCTATCTACGCAACAAATGCAACTGAAACGAGCATTCACACAATTACAAAGGAGACAGAAAGCAGTTCACGTCTATGAATCACTCCTCGATGAAGGTTAATTGGTGACATTCTGATTCTTCTCCTTTAAACGTATTTGAAGTACTAAAGCGTCTCAAACACATTGGAGCCAGAGTACCAATAGGAGAACCTGGCACCACTCTCCTCGCCCATGCATCTTCTGTGTGACGCAGACTTGACGTCAGCGCCGCTCGGACCACTCGGAGACGCCAGCGCAACCCTCCTCTCCTGGTGACCTACTTTCGCTtcgctggctcggccccaccgaGGCCATCTTTCCCTCTGCATGCTCCTCGCTAGTAATCCGGTCAGATAAAGAGAACATGTCACGGTAGGTAATGTTACTCGCTTTAAAACTAAACAAAATGGACCTCCTGTAAACGAGGAGAAAGTTTGATCGCACTGCTCAAAACACGTTGCAGGTCCTCGCCCACGCTTTCGTCGCCGGCTACGTAAATTTGCCGCAAAGAGGTTGGACTAAAATCAAAATGAAATAGCGTGACGCTATAGGCGCCCTTGATGTCGATGATCAGGAAGATTGAATGAATTGCtgatcgattgatcgatcgatctgAACGACCAGAAGTAACTGTTGAGGGACATCGTGGTTGACTCCCGATTTAGTCTGACTACTTCGGTTTCTTCGAGGCCACGTAAATTGCAATGCATGAGCACTTTCGCCCATGGCCTTCTCGTGTGACCGCCTGGAAATCTAAATAATGTCGCGACACTCATAAACCAGGATATATGATACTTATGCTGCATACTATGTAGGTACGTGAGCGATGTATGAGTCCCAAACATTACCTCTTCCTCATGGCTGAAAGTGTTCCGCAGGATAAGTGTCGCGATGTTTACCTTACAATCGTTACGTCCCTGTAGTAATTCTTTACTCTCTATCAAACAGCCAGTGCATACTGTCGACTAAAACAGGAGAAAAACCAAGAATTTCTCAGCTCAAGAACAGACTGAGGTAGGTAAACCTCCGCAATATTTATATCGATATTATAATCGACATTTCGTAATAGCCAATTCGGTCAGCGCGGCGATCTCTATGGTTATCATCACAACAGACGTCCCGCTAACCACTCGGTGATAAGTGCACGACATCTGTGCATAAATATGAAAGCAACAACGCTTCCTCGTTGCAAACGTCCCGGGTCGGCTAGCTTTCAGCCAACACTGAACAAAGTCGTGGCTGTATTATTTACGAATGTTTGTCGCAGCCAATGATAATCTGTTATTATAAGCACGGGGCCGCCAACAGAAAGCCACGCACTTCCGATTGGAACACCAGAAACCAGAAACGCAAGGCCGCCGTGCGGCACAGACAGGCATGAGGCAGGGGAGACGGTATCGAGCGAGCGGTGAGTGAGACCCTTCCTTCCGCGGTCCCTTTGATCGCAGCCGTACACGTACCGACCAAGGGCTCACCGCCATTTAGCGATAAGCGGGGCAATTACGCTCAGTCGTATGCGCGGCAGTTGGCCGTGCAATGCGCAAAGTAGCGGGGCTAAACGGTACGTATACTCAAGCTACGTGAAAGGCGTATACATCGAGTGGCGCCGTTGTTTCACAACCCTTTTAAAGGCTAAATCATACGCCTAGAGGCTCAACGCAGCGTCTACAGCAATCTCGTTAAGTCTAGTCAATGGAAGCACTTTTGACGGCCTTAAACCTCACACAAAGGCAAAACACATACTTCTTTTAGGGGCGCTAAAGAAGAATGTTCTATAAAAACTCTCTGCATTTCTTAAGCCGAGAAAGATGATCCAGTGacaaagaaaatgaaagtccAACTTCTTGAATTTGGTGCCAGAACTGCGGACCAACCAATGTCAGTTGAATATCGGTTGTTCTTTTTCCGCGGTAGAAGTACGCAAAAGAAGAAGGTTCCATAATAGTTCACATTCGTATGTACAATGTATACCTCTTTCATTAATATCGAATTAACTATAGCCTAGAGTAGGCGTTATCGAAATACACGCCATCGCAGGGACCTGATTCGGGAATTTACAGGCGGCGTCGCCTCTCGTTTCGCATATTCGCGTTCTTGAAGCACACGAAGCGTCCGCTCGTAACATAAGATGTCCATTCTGGATATTACAGAAGTGTAATCTATCACCGCAGACAACGTCAGTATTAATCATCAATGTCACCTAGAAACGAACTGTAAAGCATGCGCGTGTTTTGGCCCTTTTGACAGGAAATTATAACGGTTATCTAGTACCGCTTACCGTATGGATAGACAGTGCAACAAAAGCAGAGGGGACTTCTGTCctttctgtttttattgcactcTCTATCAAAACCATATATAAGTCACGTTTTACTAACAAGCCCAATCCTACACCCTTCTGAATTTGCTGTACGcttaatttcgcgatatattgactttCGCAATAGTGACGAACTCTCTTTGGTGGGTAGCTGTGTATCTGTTATGCTGTGCAGCATATGTCAAGGATTACAAATGAAGCAACACGTACAAGCTCGAATATAGGTATATGCACGCAACGTACTACATGGACAATTGCCAGACCTCGCAAAGGCAATGTCTCGCCGTTTGTTACCGCTTTTCGTGTGAACCAAGAGTTTCTGTTGAAAGTTTAGCCTGTTATTCTATTCATGAACAATGGGCAATTTGAGTTCATTAACAATAAATATAGCGCTTACCGTTACCCTTGATGTTGCCCAGTAGCTAATCCGCGCAGCAAATGTAATTGTCATCGATTAACTAACACGACGTATGACGGCAGGTGGCCAAACGGCAACAGTAGCGGTATAGCATTTGCACTCCCGCCCACTTCTCTTCCGCAACATCTCCTTTTTGCCATAGCGAACTTCTCCAACAGCAAACAATATATTATAGCGCCTACAATCAGAAATCAGATTTGTTGCCCTGATTGTACCATACGGTGTGGTAAATTCGTCGgcaagtaaaaataaaaaggacgaacagcgcactggaaagaaagaaaagcaatattTCCGGCCAACATGAGACAAGCGAATGAGAGTGTTGCGTGGCCTATTCCGCCAccccggcaaaaaaaaaaaaatgttcgaaagCCATTCGGCTGCGTCATTCTCCGCAACTGAAAACTTAAGGCGACGGCTCCAATTTGACTCGCTTTCAGAAAGAGCCACAGCGATCCGTTAAAAGCTTCCAGTTAGCCAGAGGGTTGAACAAGTGACGGGGTGTACGCCTGCTCAGTTCCTAAAATAAGACGAGGAAAGGACGACAGAAAAATCCATAAGCCAATAAAAACGCCGCTGTCCAACTGCTACACGCGCTCTTCGTCTATTTTCACAACTGGTGCTGCTGTCGCATCGATCCGGCGCCGTCCACGGGCCACATGCGAGGATGATCGCCGCGGACAAGCGCCATGGCCTAAGTAAACACACGGCACGGACAGCGCCTTCAAGAACGCTGCATTGCAAGGAGGTGCACCACTGCGCGAGTTTCCACGCTCTCGAAGCCTTGATGATCGTAGGCAAGCGTTGAATCGAATTTTGCGCAAAatatgtttttctctctctcccttttcgaAGCGCTCCCAGCCACGAGGCTTCAACCGAATAAATGATCCTGCTGCGGCTAGGTCACCGCATTCGCATGCAAATGTGTGCCACACATCGATCCCTCGCAAATCATCACGGTGAGGCCACCTCCCCCTTTTCATTTATTGTGCATTGCGGCTTCAAAGCGTGTGGCAACGCATGAGGCCTGCTGCTGGGGCGCGCAGGTACTGCTCGCTGATTCGAAGAGCGCGCACTATTgtcttaaaggacccctcaccaggtgtgatcattttgagctgacaagcgtatTGCATACAATGCGCTtgcgaagaagacgaagtgtctgcgagccagaacgctatttctctagctcagctgtcttttccttatttctgcgtacatctttggagagTCGGCATGGTGcgtggcgcggatgcaagttgacgtccccatgcctctgccgggaatggcgacttcagcggcggctgcgtctaggaagcggaccggcctccagagcgacaccgacggcgatgacaccagcgtctactcgctcagcagtgaggact encodes the following:
- the LOC142560243 gene encoding uncharacterized protein LOC142560243; translation: MGASSASLFLELLKRVPQQPSHQQQNSLPSVTYTAPVFPNPAAENSSSRAGEEPVLVWMPYQHNALTSLVLYGVLAVLGTTLNIFQISSLFIQENLRRKGNVLLANLALANLLVSSVGFPVTIVAILAGSQGSLITCRWQWYPALLGFYTTVFTFLFIAAENYVRSCRQDRDVYSSVCGAKLVVFLMMAAWTIAISLVLVVTLVTGGLDVCERDMRESKMFVALCVPFALTAAVFAKAMHEQRDYTYNLELRNCLATREEILQRTLLRTNAIAYALFLLLWLPFLLTVIISPSMRSSSPGTSAVETLFFTAQCFSCICGCVYAFTHDAFRQGFLYLVHYFCCKSHPEFSKPPIGDDKATSSIRVHVGMDSRVGERRHRYGKAATMGLLSFAGADTCRTRVEEDFL